A genome region from Triticum aestivum cultivar Chinese Spring chromosome 2B, IWGSC CS RefSeq v2.1, whole genome shotgun sequence includes the following:
- the LOC123046614 gene encoding E3 ubiquitin-protein ligase RNF14, with protein sequence MESPRDAHLSPSPEAARMLQEMLLRDLREADGPDLPEEQLRSNDQLQQDEILALEAIYGDNLNIFGEKSVPRSFQIHVHCEIPDGISVSTELQSVDDYPDNQFTFSVKHLAPISLTCLMPPSYPSHHPPYFSLGVQWLDSVKVSTLCHMLDSIWAQQSGQEVVFEWVQWLQSSTLSHLGFDGGIIIRKSDCPVAPVDARVVGEILSVEEVVQQLISYDEEQCLETFRRGLHVCTICFSEHPGIDFVELPCRHYYCWRCMETYSKLHVKEGSVLKLVCPDDKCGCSIPPKLLKKLLGDAGFERWERLVFQKTLDSRADVAYCPRCETACLADEDSAQCSNCLFTFCVRCRNRRHVGERCMTPEEKLISVQEREKARNLSKGNAGRKVSASDIFSIKEILRSSVMCPHCGFAISRVSGCDQMLCRNCEKSFCYACGKPSSQGHTSEQCKIDREKLRVKVEVNDVVRNMQKELKLALSRAHPCPGCRQPNFKVGNNNHIFCETCRVHCCALCHTVVRKSKEHYGPRGCKQHTVDPDFV encoded by the exons ATGGAGAGCCCCCGCGACGCCCACCTCTCGCCGTCGCCGGAGGCCGCGCGGATGCTGCAGGAGATGCTGCTCCGGGACCTCCGGGAGGCGGATGGGCCCGATCTGCCGGAGGAGCAGTTGCGCTCCAACGACCAGCTGCAGCAAGACGAG ATACTGGCACTTGAGGCAATTTATGGAGACAATTTGAATATTTTTGGTGAAAAGTCTGTACCACGCTCCTTCCAG ATCCATGTGCACTGTGAAATTCCAGATGGTATCAGTGTGTCCACAGAACTCCAGAGTGTTGATGATTATCCAGACAACCAGTTCACATTCAGTGTCAAGCACTTGGCTCCAATATCACTGACATGCCTTATGCCTCCATCGTACCCGAGCCATCATCCTCCATACTTCTCTCTCGGTGTACAGTGGTTGGATAGTGTGAAGGTCTCGACCCTTTGTCACATGCTTGACTCGATTTGGGCACAGCAGTCTGGACAGGAAGTTGTTTTTGAGTGGGTGCAGTGGCTGCAGAGCTCTACGCTCTCTCATCTTGGTTTTGATGGCGGGATAATCATACGCAAGTCTGATTGTCCTGTGGCTCCTGTGGATGCTCGGGTTGTTGGAGAGATTCTGTCTGTAGAGGAGGTTGTTCAACAGTTGATCAGCTATGATGAAGAGCAATGCCTTGAAACATTTCGTCGTGGCCTCCATGTCTGCACAATTTGTTTCAGTGAGCACCCAG GCATAGACTTCGTAGAACTTCCATGCCGTCATTACTACTGCTGGAGGTGCATGGAGACATACTCAAAGTTGCATGTCAAGGAAGGATCAGTCCTGAAATTGGTGTGCCCTGATGACAAATGTGGATGTTCTATTCCTCCTAAACTATTGAAGAAGTTGCTTGGAGATGCAGGTTTTGAACGGTGGGAAAGATTGGTATTTCAGAAGACTCTAGACTCAAGGGCTGATGTAGCTTACTGTCCAAGATGTGAAACAGCTTGCCTGGCAGATGAGGACAGCGCCCAGTGCTCCAATTGCCTCTTCACCTTCTGCGTCCGCTGCAGAAATCGTCGCCATGTAGGGGAGAGATGCATGACTCCAGAAGAAAAACTTATTTCTGTACAG GAGCGTGAGAAGGCACGCAACTTGAGCAAAGGCAATGCTGGACGTAAAGTCTCTGCGAGTGATATATTTAGCATCAAGGAAATACTCCGTTCTTCTGTTATGTGTCCGCATTGTGGCTTTGCCATCTCACGCGTGTCAGGCTGTGACCAGATGCTTTGCAGAAACTGTGAGAAGTCGTTCTGTTATGCCTGTGGCAAGCCATCAAGTCAAGGTCATACAAG TGAACAATGCAAAATCGATAGGGAGAAGCTGAGAGTGAAGGTGGAAGTGAATGATGTCGTCAGAAACATGCAGAAAGAGCTGAAACTGGCACTGTCCAGAGCGCATCCGTGCCCGGGTTGCCGCCAGCCGAATTTCAAG GTTGGGAACAACAACCACATCTTCTGCGAGACATGCCGGGTTCATTGCTGCGCTCTGTGCCACACGGTGGTGCGAAAGAGCAAGGAGCACTATGGCCCCCGAGGGTGCAAGCAGCACACTGTCGACCCCGACTTTGTCTAG